From Candidatus Sphingomonas colombiensis, one genomic window encodes:
- the pyk gene encoding pyruvate kinase, whose translation MTRAISPRSRKVRVLATLGPASNTPAMIAALFEAGADAFRINMSHGDQESKIPVIAAIRGLEKKYGRPTTILADLQGPKLRVGRFAGARVMLETGATFVLDRDDAPGDITRVKLPHAEIFAAIKPGARLLLDDGKLVLRVVENDADRIVTVVEVGGALSDSKGLNVPDVVVPMAALTAKDRSDLAFACEQGVDWIALSFVQRPEDLAEARRLIGGKAALLAKIEKPAAIDRLEEIVEMCDGVMVARGDLGVELPPQSVPPLQKRIVEVSRRMGRPVVVATQMLESMIKSPSPTRAEVSDVATAIYDGADAIMLSAESAAGDYPIEAVAMMNAIGEAVERDPMHGDRVHFTVMRPDPTTADALAEAAKNIARTVSAKAIICFTTSGSTARRVARERPSVPLLVLTPKMETARRLGLLWGVHAAHTRDVESFEEMVAKSKRMAVRHHIASAGDSVVVMAGVPFRTPGSTNVLHVVRIIGDELKNYGERSE comes from the coding sequence ATGACCAGAGCGATCAGCCCCCGCAGCCGTAAGGTACGCGTGCTCGCGACGCTGGGGCCGGCAAGCAACACGCCGGCGATGATCGCCGCCCTGTTCGAGGCGGGTGCCGACGCTTTCCGCATCAACATGAGCCACGGCGATCAGGAATCGAAAATCCCGGTGATTGCCGCGATTCGCGGGCTGGAGAAGAAATACGGCCGGCCGACGACGATCCTCGCCGATCTTCAGGGGCCGAAGCTGCGGGTGGGGCGTTTCGCCGGGGCGCGGGTGATGCTCGAAACCGGCGCGACCTTCGTGCTCGATCGCGATGATGCGCCGGGCGACATCACGCGCGTCAAGCTGCCGCATGCCGAGATATTCGCGGCGATCAAACCGGGCGCGCGCCTGCTGCTTGACGACGGCAAGCTCGTGCTGCGCGTGGTGGAAAATGATGCCGATCGCATCGTCACCGTGGTCGAGGTCGGCGGAGCGTTGAGCGACAGCAAAGGGCTGAACGTCCCCGATGTGGTGGTGCCAATGGCGGCGCTGACTGCGAAGGATCGCAGCGACCTCGCCTTCGCCTGCGAGCAGGGGGTGGACTGGATCGCGCTTTCCTTCGTCCAGCGGCCGGAGGATCTGGCCGAGGCGCGCCGGCTGATCGGCGGTAAGGCGGCGTTGCTGGCCAAGATCGAGAAGCCGGCGGCGATCGATCGGCTGGAGGAGATCGTCGAGATGTGTGACGGCGTGATGGTCGCGCGCGGGGATCTCGGCGTCGAGTTGCCGCCGCAATCGGTGCCGCCGCTGCAAAAACGCATCGTCGAGGTATCGCGCCGGATGGGCCGCCCGGTGGTGGTGGCGACGCAGATGCTCGAATCGATGATCAAGTCGCCATCGCCGACCCGCGCCGAAGTGTCCGATGTCGCCACCGCAATCTATGATGGCGCGGATGCGATCATGCTCTCGGCGGAAAGCGCGGCGGGCGATTATCCGATCGAGGCGGTGGCGATGATGAACGCGATCGGCGAGGCGGTAGAGCGCGATCCGATGCACGGCGATCGCGTGCATTTCACCGTGATGCGCCCCGATCCCACCACGGCCGACGCGCTGGCTGAGGCGGCCAAGAATATCGCGCGCACCGTTTCGGCGAAGGCGATCATCTGCTTCACCACCTCAGGCTCCACGGCCCGCCGCGTCGCGCGGGAGCGTCCGTCGGTGCCGCTGCTGGTGCTGACGCCGAAGATGGAGACGGCGCGGCGGCTGGGGCTGTTGTGGGGGGTTCATGCCGCGCACACGCGCGATGTCGAATCGTTCGAGGAAATGGTCGCCAAGTCGAAGCGGATGGCGGTCCGCCACCATATCGCGTCGGCGGGCGACAGCGTGGTGGTGATGGCGGGCGTGCCGTTTCGCACGCCGGGTTCCACCAACGTGCTCCATGTCGTGCGCATCATCGGCGACGAGCTGAAGAACTACGGCGAGCGCAGCGAGTAA